The Nocardioides pantholopis genome window below encodes:
- a CDS encoding glycerophosphodiester phosphodiesterase family protein, with protein MSLLPSLRPPLRPAAPAPRLVVTPAVVAHRGASGYRREHTLDAYRTAVAMGADAVELDLVPTADGVLVVRHESELSRSTDVAEHAALAPLRTTKVIGGRPVTGWFTEDLTLDQVRTLTARERLPGLRAPRPDRSAAGVPTFAEVLAVLGEESARHRRAVGVLVELKDPAYFAGLGLPLEDPLLADLARHGLDRPRSGVTLMSFDPGVLRRLAARTTLPLVRLLDVGDDVGPAALDAVAAYAEGVGVHQRLVLPRTAGGRLGAPTRLVHQAHRRRLTVHAWTLRAENAFLPLEHRRGDDPAVLGDHRAAVGTLLDAGVDGIITDHPDLVLDAVRAHGRRT; from the coding sequence GTGAGCCTCCTCCCCTCGCTCCGCCCCCCGCTCCGGCCCGCTGCTCCGGCTCCCCGGCTCGTGGTCACGCCGGCGGTCGTCGCGCACCGGGGCGCGAGCGGATACCGCCGCGAGCACACTCTCGACGCCTACCGCACGGCTGTCGCGATGGGCGCGGACGCCGTCGAGCTCGACCTGGTGCCGACCGCCGACGGCGTCCTGGTGGTGCGCCACGAGAGCGAGCTGAGCCGCAGCACCGACGTCGCCGAGCACGCCGCGCTGGCGCCGCTGCGCACGACCAAGGTGATCGGCGGTCGCCCGGTGACCGGCTGGTTCACCGAGGACCTGACCCTCGACCAGGTCCGGACGCTGACCGCGCGGGAGCGGCTGCCGGGCCTGCGGGCCCCGCGCCCGGACCGGTCCGCCGCGGGCGTGCCGACGTTCGCGGAGGTGCTGGCCGTCCTGGGCGAGGAGTCGGCCCGGCACCGCCGGGCGGTCGGGGTGCTGGTCGAGCTCAAGGACCCGGCGTACTTCGCCGGCCTGGGGCTGCCGCTGGAGGATCCGCTGCTGGCCGACCTGGCCCGACACGGGCTCGACCGGCCCCGCTCCGGGGTCACGCTGATGTCCTTCGACCCCGGCGTCCTGCGCCGGCTCGCGGCGCGCACGACACTGCCGCTGGTGCGGCTGCTCGACGTCGGGGACGACGTGGGTCCCGCGGCGCTGGACGCGGTGGCGGCGTACGCCGAGGGGGTCGGCGTGCACCAGCGGCTGGTGCTGCCGCGCACAGCCGGAGGCCGGCTCGGCGCGCCCACCCGGCTGGTCCACCAGGCCCACCGGCGCCGGCTGACAGTGCACGCCTGGACGCTGCGTGCGGAGAACGCGTTCCTTCCGCTCGAGCACCGGCGTGGGGACGACCCGGCCGTGCTGGGGGACCACCGGGCTGCCGTCGGGACCCTGCTCGACGCCGGGGTCGACGGGATCATCACCGACCACCCCGACCTGGTCCTCGACGCGGTCCGGGCCCACGGGCGCCGGACCTGA
- a CDS encoding YbaK/EbsC family protein: MDLPAFPSLTSLPALERTDLLAAPVAAALAAWPHGDRVAVVEIDPALADTAAMTEAYAVPLDASANCVVVSGRRDGEERVAACVVRADTRADVNNRVKRLLHVRKASFLPTERAVAESEMEYGGITPIGLPAPWRVLVDARVLAADVAVLGSGLRRSKLLVPGALVGDLPGAEVVADLALALDLG, from the coding sequence GTGGACCTGCCCGCCTTCCCGTCGCTGACCTCGCTGCCCGCGCTCGAGCGCACCGACCTGCTCGCCGCCCCCGTCGCAGCTGCGCTCGCCGCCTGGCCGCACGGAGACCGGGTCGCGGTCGTCGAGATCGACCCGGCCCTGGCCGACACCGCGGCGATGACCGAGGCGTACGCCGTACCGCTGGACGCGAGCGCGAACTGCGTAGTCGTCTCCGGGCGTCGCGACGGCGAGGAGCGGGTCGCCGCGTGCGTGGTGCGGGCCGACACCCGGGCCGACGTCAACAACCGCGTCAAGCGGCTGCTGCACGTCCGGAAGGCCTCGTTCCTGCCGACGGAGCGCGCCGTCGCCGAGTCCGAGATGGAGTACGGCGGGATCACGCCGATCGGGCTGCCCGCCCCGTGGCGGGTGCTGGTCGACGCCCGGGTGCTCGCTGCCGACGTCGCGGTCCTGGGCTCCGGCCTGCGCCGCTCCAAGCTGCTGGTCCCCGGCGCGCTGGTCGGCGACCTGCCGGGCGCCGAGGTGGTGGCGGACCTCGCCCTGGCCCTCGACCTCGGCTGA
- a CDS encoding ABC transporter ATP-binding protein: MRQLPLAHPGTADHRSPGRFLWWLALGQWRSLVMGMLFGVVWMSSQAVMPAVIGRAIDQGVADRDRDALLGYAAVMLAIGLIQAASGIMRHRFAVTNWLVTAYRTVQLVGRHSVHLGGTLPRKVSTGEVVAIGTSDLSHLGGVMDVAARFAGAVASFVLVAVILLQTSVPLGLLVLIGVPTLMLLVGPLLAPLQRRSTHQRELMGTLANTASDIVSGLRVLRGIGGEQVFHDRYVRQSQTTRRAGVEVARVQSVIEALQVFLPGFFVVVVIWLGARYAVEGRISPGELVSFYGYAAFLMIPLRTATEFANKFVRAQVAARRVVRVLAIAPDHTDPAVPVPSPAPGGELADRRSGLRVRPGTLLAVVSERPDESSALADRLGMCAAEVDRDVTLGGVPLPDLARSEVRSRIVVSDTASVLFSGRLADRLDVTGAADPDRVARALDTASADDILLALPGGLDAQVAERGRSFSGGQRQRLVLARALTSDPEVLVLVEPTSAVDAHTEARIAARLRGHRAGRTTVVSTSSPLLLDAVDEVAFLRDGVVVATGRHADLLDGCPEYRAVVVRETGEPSEPGEPSGHSEPGEPGEPSGHSEPEGARA, encoded by the coding sequence GTGCGCCAACTTCCCCTCGCCCACCCAGGCACCGCCGACCACCGGTCGCCGGGCCGGTTCCTGTGGTGGCTGGCCCTCGGGCAGTGGCGCAGCCTGGTCATGGGCATGCTCTTCGGCGTCGTCTGGATGAGCAGCCAGGCGGTGATGCCCGCCGTGATCGGCCGGGCCATCGACCAGGGCGTGGCGGACCGGGACCGGGACGCGCTGCTCGGCTACGCCGCGGTGATGCTGGCCATCGGCCTGATCCAGGCGGCGAGCGGCATCATGCGGCACCGGTTCGCGGTCACGAACTGGCTGGTCACGGCGTACCGCACCGTGCAGCTGGTGGGGCGGCACAGCGTCCACCTGGGCGGGACCCTGCCGCGCAAGGTCTCCACCGGTGAGGTCGTCGCGATCGGCACCAGCGACCTGAGCCACCTGGGCGGCGTCATGGACGTCGCCGCCCGGTTCGCCGGCGCGGTCGCCTCGTTCGTCCTGGTCGCGGTGATCCTGCTCCAGACCTCGGTGCCGCTCGGGCTGCTGGTGCTGATCGGCGTGCCCACGCTGATGCTGCTGGTCGGGCCGCTGCTCGCCCCGCTGCAGCGGCGCAGCACCCACCAGCGGGAGCTGATGGGGACGCTGGCCAACACCGCCAGCGACATCGTCAGCGGGCTGCGGGTGCTGCGCGGCATCGGCGGCGAGCAGGTCTTCCACGACCGCTACGTCCGCCAGTCGCAGACCACCCGGCGGGCCGGCGTGGAGGTCGCCCGGGTCCAGTCCGTGATCGAGGCGCTCCAGGTCTTCCTGCCCGGGTTCTTCGTGGTCGTGGTGATCTGGCTGGGCGCCCGGTACGCCGTGGAGGGTCGGATCAGCCCCGGCGAGCTGGTCTCGTTCTACGGCTACGCGGCCTTCCTGATGATCCCGCTGCGGACCGCCACCGAGTTCGCCAACAAGTTCGTCCGGGCCCAGGTGGCCGCCCGCCGGGTGGTCCGGGTCCTGGCGATCGCCCCCGACCACACCGACCCTGCGGTCCCCGTCCCCTCCCCCGCACCCGGCGGCGAGCTCGCCGACCGGCGCAGCGGCCTGCGGGTGCGGCCGGGCACCCTGCTGGCGGTGGTCAGCGAGCGGCCCGACGAGTCCTCGGCGCTGGCCGACCGGCTGGGCATGTGCGCCGCCGAGGTCGACCGCGACGTCACGCTCGGCGGCGTACCCCTCCCGGACCTGGCCCGGTCCGAGGTGCGCAGCCGGATCGTGGTCTCGGACACCGCCTCGGTGCTGTTCTCCGGGCGGCTGGCCGACCGGCTGGACGTGACCGGCGCCGCCGACCCGGACCGAGTGGCCCGGGCCCTGGACACGGCCTCCGCCGATGACATCCTGCTCGCCCTGCCCGGGGGCCTGGACGCCCAGGTGGCCGAGCGGGGCCGCAGCTTCTCGGGTGGCCAGCGCCAGCGGCTGGTCCTGGCGCGGGCCCTGACCAGCGACCCGGAGGTGCTGGTGCTGGTCGAGCCGACCTCGGCCGTCGACGCCCACACCGAGGCGCGGATCGCGGCCCGGCTGCGCGGGCACCGCGCCGGCCGGACGACCGTCGTGAGCACCTCCAGCCCGCTGCTGCTCGACGCCGTCGACGAGGTCGCGTTCCTGCGCGACGGCGTCGTGGTCGCCACCGGCCGGCACGCCGACCTGCTGGACGGGTGCCCGGAGTACCGCGCCGTCGTCGTCCGCGAGACCGGGGAGCCCAGCGAGCCCGGCGAGCCAAGCGGGCACAGCGAGCCCGGCGAGCCCGGTGAGCCCAGCGGACACAGCGAGCCCGAAGGAGCACGCGCGTGA
- a CDS encoding ABC transporter ATP-binding protein, whose translation MSATTALPVADGRALRSYAASLARRHPRLLLGALSLHVLAALAALAAPRLLGDLVEAAEQGTTVGHVDRVVALLAGFLVLQTVLTRYARYLSQVLGEQVLAELREDFVGNTLALPVGVVESAGSGDLLTRTSRDVDQLGWSVRWALPEWTIAVVTAVITLAAAISVGWWVALPCLLGLPPLVAGLRWYLARAKDGYLRESASYSQINATLTETVEGARTVEALGLQQERIRSIDDDIAASYAAERYTLRLRTVFFPSMELSYLVPTVATLLLGGYLNTQGQASLGDVTTAVLYVQMLIDPVDRIVSILDELQLGAASLARLLGVAHVPDDREVSGRIPDGEQVEATDVRFSYSEGRDVLHGIDLAVGVGERVAMVGPSGAGKSTLGRLLAGIHPPRTGSVTVGGVPLVELPLDDLRGHVALVTQEHHVFAGTLRENLVLARPGASDDAVREALEAVDALPWVAALPQGLDEVVGSGGRSLTAPQAQQIALARLVLADPHTLVLDEATSLIDPRAARHLERSLAAVLEGRTVIAIAHRLFSAHDADRVAVVEDGRITELGSHDELVAAGGSYAALWESWHGRGSDG comes from the coding sequence GTGAGCGCCACCACCGCACTGCCGGTCGCCGACGGCCGCGCCCTGCGCTCGTACGCCGCCAGCCTGGCCCGCCGGCACCCGCGGCTGCTGCTGGGGGCGCTCTCGCTGCACGTACTGGCCGCGCTGGCCGCGCTCGCCGCCCCCCGGCTCCTCGGCGACCTGGTCGAGGCCGCCGAGCAGGGCACCACCGTCGGGCACGTCGACCGGGTGGTCGCCCTGCTGGCCGGCTTCCTGGTGCTGCAGACAGTGCTGACCCGCTACGCCCGCTACCTCAGTCAGGTGCTCGGCGAGCAGGTGCTCGCGGAGCTGCGCGAGGACTTCGTCGGCAACACCCTGGCCCTGCCGGTCGGCGTGGTGGAGTCGGCCGGCTCGGGTGACCTGCTCACCCGGACCTCCCGCGACGTCGACCAGCTCGGCTGGTCGGTGCGCTGGGCGCTGCCGGAGTGGACGATCGCGGTCGTCACCGCGGTCATCACGCTGGCCGCCGCGATCAGCGTCGGCTGGTGGGTGGCGCTGCCGTGCCTGCTCGGCCTGCCGCCGCTGGTGGCCGGGCTGCGGTGGTACCTGGCCCGGGCCAAGGACGGCTACCTGCGCGAGAGCGCGTCGTACTCGCAGATCAACGCGACGCTGACCGAGACCGTCGAGGGCGCCCGCACCGTCGAGGCCCTGGGGCTCCAGCAGGAGCGGATCCGCTCGATCGACGACGACATCGCGGCCTCCTACGCCGCGGAGCGGTACACGCTGCGGCTGCGCACGGTCTTCTTCCCCAGCATGGAGCTGTCCTACCTGGTGCCGACGGTGGCCACGCTGCTGCTCGGCGGCTACCTCAACACCCAGGGGCAGGCGTCGCTCGGCGACGTGACCACTGCCGTGCTCTACGTGCAGATGCTGATCGACCCCGTCGACCGGATCGTCTCGATCCTCGACGAGCTCCAGCTGGGCGCGGCCTCGCTGGCCCGCCTGCTCGGCGTCGCCCACGTCCCCGACGACCGCGAGGTCAGCGGCCGGATCCCCGACGGCGAGCAGGTGGAGGCCACCGACGTGCGGTTCTCCTACAGCGAGGGCCGGGACGTGCTGCACGGCATCGACCTCGCGGTCGGCGTCGGCGAGCGGGTCGCGATGGTCGGGCCCTCCGGGGCCGGGAAGTCCACCCTGGGCCGGCTGCTGGCCGGCATCCACCCGCCCCGGACCGGGTCGGTCACGGTGGGCGGGGTCCCCCTCGTCGAGCTGCCGCTGGACGACCTGCGCGGCCACGTCGCGCTGGTGACCCAGGAGCACCACGTCTTCGCGGGGACGCTGCGCGAGAACCTGGTGCTGGCCCGGCCCGGCGCCTCCGACGACGCGGTCCGCGAGGCGCTCGAAGCCGTCGACGCCCTGCCCTGGGTGGCGGCCCTGCCGCAGGGGCTGGACGAGGTCGTCGGCTCCGGGGGCCGGTCGCTGACCGCGCCCCAGGCCCAGCAGATCGCCCTGGCGCGGCTGGTGCTCGCCGACCCGCACACGCTGGTCCTCGACGAGGCGACCTCGCTGATCGACCCGCGCGCGGCCCGGCACCTGGAGCGCTCGCTGGCCGCCGTGCTCGAGGGCCGCACGGTGATCGCGATCGCGCACCGGCTCTTCTCCGCCCACGACGCGGACCGGGTGGCTGTCGTCGAGGACGGCCGGATCACCGAGCTCGGCTCGCACGACGAGCTGGTCGCGGCCGGCGGCTCCTATGCAGCCCTCTGGGAGAGCTGGCACGGCCGCGGCTCCGACGGATGA
- the npdG gene encoding NADPH-dependent F420 reductase → MLTSYTIAVIGGTGPQGKGLGYRFARHGHTVVLGSRSAEKAVPVAEEVAARLTGVDGAGAVSGAANAEAVAQADVVLLAVPWDGHDELVGSLDLAGKTVISCVNPLAFDKRGAHGAVVDAGEGSAAEHAQQLAPEATVVGAFHNVSAVHLWGEYDYLDEDVLVVGDVVEAKQVAQDLAVAVTSRRGIDAGKLRLARVLEPLTAVLISVNRKYKVNSGLRISGLEGIER, encoded by the coding sequence ATGTTGACGTCGTACACGATCGCCGTGATCGGTGGCACCGGCCCGCAGGGCAAGGGGCTCGGATACCGCTTCGCCCGCCACGGGCACACGGTGGTGCTCGGCTCGCGCTCGGCCGAGAAGGCCGTCCCGGTCGCCGAGGAGGTGGCCGCGCGGCTCACCGGTGTCGACGGCGCCGGCGCGGTCTCGGGCGCCGCGAACGCTGAGGCAGTCGCCCAGGCGGACGTCGTCCTGCTGGCGGTGCCGTGGGACGGGCACGACGAGCTGGTCGGCTCGCTGGACCTGGCCGGCAAGACAGTCATCTCCTGCGTGAACCCGCTCGCCTTCGACAAGCGCGGCGCGCACGGCGCGGTGGTCGACGCGGGCGAGGGCTCCGCGGCCGAGCACGCCCAGCAGCTGGCGCCGGAGGCCACCGTGGTCGGGGCCTTCCACAACGTCTCGGCTGTCCACCTGTGGGGCGAGTACGACTACCTCGACGAGGACGTCCTCGTGGTCGGGGACGTCGTCGAGGCCAAGCAGGTCGCCCAGGACCTCGCCGTCGCGGTGACCAGCCGCCGCGGCATCGACGCCGGCAAGCTCCGCCTGGCCCGGGTGCTCGAGCCGTTGACAGCAGTGCTGATCTCGGTCAACCGCAAGTACAAGGTCAACTCCGGTCTCCGGATCAGCGGTCTGGAGGGCATCGAGCGCTGA
- a CDS encoding LLM class F420-dependent oxidoreductase: protein MKLSMPLVYAGNPRETADQVAGLEKAGLDTIWVAEPYGFDAPTLMGYLAAKTETVEIGAGILNVYSRTPGALLQTAAGLDNVSGGRAVIGLGASGPQVIEGFHGLPYDKPLGRTREVIEIIRMGLRRDPLIHDGIYQLPLPADRGLGLGKPLKLLNRPERPVVPLWVAALGAKNVAMTAEVADGWLPFLFHPEKAADVWGDALAQGAAKRSPELGPLEISAGGLVAIGEDVKGMLDLMRPMYALYVGGMGARGKNFYNELACQYGYEQEAREIQDLYLDGHKREAEAKVPLEWLEAGNLVGPASYVQERIAAFRAAGVTSLSVTPASADPAATIAQIKEWVS from the coding sequence ATGAAGCTGTCGATGCCCCTGGTCTACGCCGGGAACCCCCGCGAGACCGCCGACCAGGTGGCCGGGCTCGAGAAGGCCGGCCTCGACACGATCTGGGTCGCGGAGCCGTACGGCTTCGACGCCCCGACCCTGATGGGCTACCTCGCCGCGAAGACCGAGACCGTCGAGATCGGCGCCGGCATCCTCAACGTCTACTCCCGCACCCCCGGCGCGCTGCTGCAGACCGCGGCGGGGCTCGACAACGTCTCGGGCGGCCGGGCCGTGATCGGCCTCGGTGCCTCCGGCCCCCAGGTCATCGAGGGCTTCCACGGCCTGCCCTACGACAAGCCGCTGGGCCGCACCCGCGAGGTCATCGAGATCATCCGGATGGGGCTGCGCCGCGACCCGCTGATCCACGACGGCATCTACCAGCTGCCGCTGCCCGCGGACCGGGGCCTGGGCCTCGGCAAGCCGCTGAAGCTGCTGAACCGGCCCGAGCGCCCGGTGGTCCCGCTCTGGGTCGCGGCCCTGGGCGCCAAGAACGTCGCGATGACCGCCGAGGTCGCCGACGGCTGGCTGCCGTTCCTCTTCCACCCCGAGAAGGCGGCCGACGTGTGGGGCGACGCGCTGGCCCAGGGCGCGGCCAAGCGCTCCCCCGAGCTCGGCCCCCTCGAGATCAGCGCCGGCGGCCTGGTCGCCATCGGCGAGGACGTCAAGGGGATGCTCGACCTGATGCGCCCCATGTACGCGCTCTACGTCGGCGGCATGGGCGCGCGCGGCAAGAACTTCTACAACGAGCTCGCCTGCCAGTACGGCTACGAGCAGGAGGCCCGGGAGATCCAGGACCTCTACCTCGACGGCCACAAGCGCGAGGCCGAGGCCAAGGTCCCGCTCGAGTGGCTCGAGGCCGGCAACCTGGTGGGCCCCGCGTCCTACGTCCAGGAGCGGATCGCCGCCTTCCGGGCGGCCGGCGTGACCAGCCTCTCGGTGACGCCCGCCTCGGCCGACCCGGCGGCGACCATCGCCCAGATCAAGGAATGGGTGTCCTAG
- a CDS encoding acyl-CoA dehydrogenase family protein, protein MPETPSIFEQEHEDFRGTVRAFLEREVVPFHDEWERAGQVDREVWRKAGEQGLLCFDVAEEYGGAGIADFRYNMVVSDEIGRVGASGLGFPVHTDIIVPYISQLGTPEQKQRWLPGLVSGELISAIAMTEPGAGSDLQGIRTSAVDKGDHYVLNGSKTFISNGILADLVIVVARTDADAGHQGISLLVVERGMPGFERGRNLEKVGLKAQDTAELFFDDVAVPKENLLGEAGSGFISLMVNLPQERISIAAIAVAACEHVLELCLSYAKEREAFGRPIGKFQHNRFLLAEMATEVHIARVFLNDCVLKLNEGKVDTALASMAKWWTTELQKKVVDAGVQLHGGYGYMTEYPIAKAFMDSRIQTIYGGTTEIQKEIIGRSLGI, encoded by the coding sequence ATGCCCGAGACCCCGTCGATCTTCGAGCAGGAGCACGAGGACTTCCGCGGCACCGTGCGGGCCTTCCTGGAGCGCGAGGTGGTGCCGTTCCACGACGAGTGGGAGCGCGCGGGCCAGGTCGACCGCGAGGTGTGGCGCAAGGCCGGGGAGCAGGGACTGCTCTGCTTCGACGTCGCCGAGGAGTACGGCGGCGCCGGCATCGCCGACTTCCGCTACAACATGGTCGTCTCCGACGAGATCGGGCGGGTCGGCGCGAGCGGGCTCGGCTTCCCCGTCCACACCGACATCATCGTCCCCTACATCAGCCAGCTGGGGACCCCCGAGCAGAAGCAGCGCTGGCTGCCCGGACTGGTCAGCGGCGAGCTGATCTCGGCCATCGCGATGACCGAGCCGGGCGCCGGCTCCGACCTGCAGGGCATCCGCACCTCGGCGGTAGACAAGGGCGACCACTACGTGCTGAACGGGTCGAAGACCTTCATCAGCAACGGCATCCTCGCCGACCTGGTCATCGTGGTCGCGCGCACCGACGCGGACGCCGGCCACCAGGGCATCAGCCTGCTCGTGGTCGAGCGTGGGATGCCGGGCTTCGAGCGCGGCCGGAACCTGGAGAAGGTCGGCCTCAAGGCCCAGGACACCGCCGAGCTCTTCTTCGACGACGTGGCGGTGCCCAAGGAGAACCTGCTCGGGGAGGCGGGGTCCGGATTCATCTCGCTGATGGTCAACCTGCCCCAGGAGCGGATCTCGATCGCCGCGATCGCGGTCGCGGCCTGCGAGCACGTGCTGGAGCTGTGCCTGTCCTACGCCAAGGAGCGCGAGGCCTTCGGCCGGCCGATCGGGAAGTTCCAGCACAACCGCTTCCTGCTCGCCGAGATGGCCACCGAGGTCCACATCGCCCGGGTCTTCCTCAACGACTGCGTGCTCAAGCTCAACGAGGGCAAGGTCGACACGGCGCTGGCGTCGATGGCCAAGTGGTGGACGACCGAGCTGCAGAAGAAGGTCGTCGACGCCGGCGTGCAGCTGCACGGCGGCTACGGCTATATGACGGAGTATCCGATCGCGAAGGCCTTCATGGACAGCCGGATCCAGACGATCTACGGGGGCACCACCGAGATCCAGAAGGAGATCATCGGGCGCAGCCTCGGCATCTGA